acataaataaataaagtaaggaattacaaagaattttataagGATGAAgcatttaaagaaaagagaatggcaTATGTCCCTTGAAACTTTAATTTCATAAGATCCAACAAGATAAAAGGTctggaaatgattttcttatgtttcaataatcttaaaagaagaatagaaaggaagagcataataataataaactagagAAGACAAGGAGAGGAAGAACAAGGGAATCAATTATCACACTCAGTATGTCCAGTTGGagtcaaatgaagaaactggagtcaaatgaagaaagaatgaagaagcaGACATTGCttgaacctcattttcatttAAGTTAAATAAAACATACATTGACATAAATATACAAAAAGGTGTGGTATAGAAGTATATTCAAATCAGCAAAGGAACAGGGaatagtaaaaaaagaaaagtaagtccAGAAAGGGATTAGtcacaaataaaataagttttaaactCAGATAAGGAGATCTGAgaatataaaagggaagaaataaagggaaagagcCATGATTAAGAGAGGTTggagcagaaagagaaaagaataagagtAAGACTAGGGGGAATTATAGACTTAACAATCATAAATGATAACGTGTATGGGATTTATccaactctaaaaaaaaaaagagagagaaccaaAGATGGATTAGAAAACAATTAATACATCATTTACAAAAATCACTGTTGAAATATAAAGacatacagagttaaaataaaagtcAGGGGTAAAATCAATCAAGcctctttgttattgttattgttcaatcatttttcagtcatatcatCTCTTCATatctccatttgagattttcttggcaaagatatgatttgccacttccttaTCTATCTcatctcacagatgaggaaactgaagcagacaaggTTAAATTACTTGACCTGGGCCAgtcagttaagtgtctgaggccaaatttaaattcatgaagatgaataaGATGAATTGTCCCTGTTTCAGGCACAACACTCTATACGCTGCACCTAGTTGCTactatttatatatcatattatgtatttatatagctttttaaggTTTGTGAtgagaagtaggtattattattattgaggaaaatgaagcaaatagagttaaaatgAGTTGCCCAAATACAGTGAGTaaatgtctgaagacagattgGAAGTCAGGAAGCTAAGTCTTCCCAACTTTAGGcctagcactccatccactgctcCATTTATCTGCAGTAAGCTtcagctgaattaaaaaaaaaaattaagagtagcCTTTATAATCAAAGGATAATTAATTCAGATATTACCTTCCAAAAAgtctgaaaaataacaaataaaagaaatgggtAAAGCACTGGTCTCAAActgaaaatgatatttaaaagaattagaaaaagaaaattgtcagaTCAAATTAGAACAAGAGGAAACAAtgaaaatcagaaagacctgatttaCAATCTAATTTCAagcatttaatagctgtgtggccTTGAAAACATAACTTtaacctttcttttcttctcaactgttttctcaactgtaaaatgaaagtaataataatacctacttgttgttgtatggatcaaatgagataatatttataaaaaacactaagtacaatgcctgacacatagtagatgtttagaTAGATATATCGATAAGTTTATTGGAACATTGTCAATACTCCTATTGAAATAGTGGTAAAAATGTGAACCGAGgcaataagacaaaaaaagaaattgatacaTAACAAAATTATTGCTAATGGCTGATGAAATTATATACTTAGAATACCGaagagaatcaaccaaaaataactgaaattaataaaagtttttagacataaaataaattatcagcattgcTTTTTATTACTAGCAAAACACAGCAGGAAAGGATAGGAGGAAAATGCATCCAAATTAACAACagcatatacaaaatatttgagaCTCCATTTATCATGACACACTCAGGAAATATATAAATCCAAATATGAAACACTTTGCAGACATTTTTACAATATTCATTGCTTATGGGTAGATAGAGCcaacatagtaaaaataaaatgacaacgGCACATGAAGAATAATTTCCTTATTCAGTGCCACAACATTATCAAAGGAATATTTTAGagatctataagaaataatgataatgaaattcATATAGAAGAGTAAAAGGTTGAAAATTTCAACGATAATATTGTAAAAAGGTGGGAAGGAGGAGGTCTAGTCTATCAGTATTAGATCTCAAATTATACTACAatgtagtaatcatcaaaacaatggAGAATGAAGAGGTGGAATgggagaatgaaaaagaagagaaagaaacccagagacagacagagagagagaaggtagagaaaaactcattaaaaacagCTAGAAAAACTAAAATGCAAGTAGTCTAGAAGACACCAGGTATGAAACATCTCATTCCAGATACATGAATGATACATGACTTAGATAGAAAATATcacaatataaacaaattatagaagCAAAGACGGCAATTACTTTTCAGATCTATAGCTAGGGAAAGAGTTTATGATGAAACAAGCAATTCAAAGGATTGcttaagataaaatgaataattttgattattaaatGACATTGGTTTCCTTGTTGTCCTTCTAAAAAAGGTACTCAatttctgggcattttcactgtcTAATCTGCATATTCAAAatgctctccctctctctctctcatttccatCTCTTGGCTTACATGATTTCTCTCAactcccagctaaaatctcacctttggcaaaaaaaagtctttcctgatccctcctAATTCTATTCCCTCTATTGATTCTATTCAATATATCTTAAATTAAATTTGCATGTACAATATTTGCTTAtagtctctcccattagattgtgagcttcttgagagcaagaactgtcattcacctttctttgtattcctaacatTTTGTACAGTGACTCACACatagtaactgcttaataaatgtttattctctggTTGGCACAACTCTAATAtagttaaaaattaaagtaaaaataggtAACTGGGAGAAAATCTTtacagtaagtttctctgatatagGACTAAGTAAGCATCATTCTGTCACTATTTAAACACTCAAAGGGTATGAaaaagcaattcttaaaagaagaaaCCCAGgctataaccatatgaaaaaaaaaatgtaccaatTTAATACTGATTAGAAAATACacattaaagcaactctgaaatCCCATGATGGGATGAAGAAAGGAATAGGGAAAGActtgtgtgagagagagaaaaaaaaaagatttaattttttttaaagtataaaagaaaggaaaagtataaaGTGAGACCTTACTCCCTCCATTTCATGGGCAGCCAATCAGTTCTaattcttgggaagacaacaatTAGCCTAAGACTGATTCTGTTTGCCTTTGTGAAACTTTCGTTCACTATTCAGAGTTCTGCTCCCTGTGatcaaccaaaacaaaacaaatccctcTTTCACATGCcaacatttcaaatatttgaaggcataTTTTGAAGCTCCCCTCTAagacttttcttctccaggtaaGACAGTCTGGCTTCCTCCACCTTTGATAGTATGGTATCCAGTTACCACACCTCTTCCAGACACAGCTCACTGAACTTATATGCATATCATTTAGAAATAAAGTCCAGCTTTAgtcttaagcaaaacaaattagaGCAGGATTATTTCCTCCAATTTGCTGAGCATCTACACCTCACTTAATAAAACTCAGCATTAATTCTTAGAGACTATGCTGCACAGTAGATAGTGCAGTAAGCATGAAGTCAgggaaactggatttgaatccttcAGTGCTTTGTAGTTGTGTGAATagggacaaatcatttaatttcttcttcttctgtttcctcatatataaaatgaaggtaaaagCACCTGCACTATCAACTTCATAGGCTTCTTACAAAGTAAGTCTGTTGAGAGGGCTCTAGATCTAGAGCcaaaagaaatttcagagatCATAATCCAACCccatcactttacaaatgaggaaaatgagcttCAAGAGGATAGCTGACTTAGCCAAGGCCATAGCATAGACAGAATTAAAACTTACATCCTATTAGatcaaaaagagttaaaatactatgttgtgatccacactcagttcccacaagtcctctctggttgcagatgacttcatcacaagactattggaattggcctgactCATCTCattgataaaaagagccaaattcatTGATCATTGTATCAtcttgccatgtataatgatctcctgattctgctcatttcacttagcatcagttcatgtaaatctctccaggcctctctgaaatcatccttctcattatttctaatggaacaataatattctgtgacattcatataccataacttatatcagccaactgatgggcatccattcagtttccagttctgaTGGactctttttgctgttatttgcttgtattttgttttctttctcgttttttccctttttgatttgattttgattttgatttttcttgtgcaacatgatatttgtgaaaatatgtatagaagaattgcatatgttttcttaaacacaaatataatataaaatatttaactacTTGCCtctggggagaggatgggggagaagaaataaaaaaatttggaacacaaggttttgcaagggtgatggttaataattatccatgcatatgttttgaaaagaaaaaccttttaactctgggagatgactatgaaccactacacagaattcccaatccctctgtttttgtccacctgcattttggatttccttcacaggctaattgtacactactgcaaagtctgattctttctgcacagcaaaataactgtatggacaagtatatatatattgtatttattttataccttaacacatttaacatgtattggtcagcctgccatcagggggaaggtgtgggggaaaggaggggaaaagttggaagaaaaggttttgcaattgtcagtgctggaaaattacctatgcatatatctggtaaataaaaagctataataaaaaatactttaaaataaagaaataaaatgaatttttaaaaaagaaaaaaaaaagaatgcatgtgCATTTCTTTGCTAAATGCTCCCTCTTAGACCAACTGTGCTTTCAAACCCTGGGAGAGATGATCAGTTTACCTCATGCTTAGAGGGAGCTACAATAATATCAGTTCTAGACTTCCACCTGTCTTTGGCCTCTCGGGGCTCAGGTTCTCCTCTTTCAACCTCTCCTCAAGCTCAGATTGTGTTCAGCTGGGGAGATGCTCCTTTCAACAAAgtagcttgggggggggggggtaagtgTGCTCAGAAACCGTCAAATTCACAATGAAAGATGCAACTGGGAACTACCAAACCCAAGAAAAtacgaaaaaaaaaaatcattgataatTCAAGGACTTTCTATCCAGAAAAGCAAATTGGCTAGAAAGTCAATTttcaactaaaaactaaaaaagtgTAGCACAAGCATGtttagagcagaaagagacccTAAGAAACATGTAGCTCAATCTTTCATAAATAAAGTACCAAGAAccaagaaataaagtgatttgttttgcttaatatCACACctagaaagaggcagagaggagaTTTGAACGCTACTCTTGAGACTTCAGGTTCAGCACTGTTTCTTCCCACTTTACCAAGCTAGTTTTCCACCCTTTGCAGCCACATCTCTCTTTTGAAGGACTATAATATAattcatgtatataatatatatatatatatataattcatccCCAGATTGACTAAACAGATGACTAATAGTTTGGGTCAACTATAGCTAAGTATTTTTAAAGTCCCAATCTTTTCCTCACAGGTGAAGCCTCACCTCTTCCCCAGCCCAGGCTCGGATCGCTCACGCCATGGATTTATCTCCCCTTCAAGCTTCCCATTGTGGGAAACGACCCAGTTCAGTCCGCTGGCCTCTGAAATCTTTACAGGCAGACCCCCTCCGGAGCCCTGTAAAGAAGTGGTTACATATAAACAGCCTCGAGCACGAACAATTGCAAGAAGCCCCAGCAGTCACTTTGACACATGTCCAAAGAACGACAGAGTTAAGCCTCCTATCCCCAGGCTGTGATCTCtcactttttcccccctctcacacacaccccaaaaaGAAGAAAGGTGACAAAAATTAGATGATTCGGGGGCTGTTTGTATTCGGACCCAAGCCGTCTGTGTGATCAGATAGGACTGGGAAggtctcctccctcttccctaccccccccccccaaccatgTTGGGAAATTGCTGTGAGTCAGAGTGGTTCTGCATATTAATGAGTTCGCTGTGAGGACAGCGAGAGCTGTTTTAAAAGAGGAGGAGAGCAGAGTTCTGAAGAGCTGAGAGCAAGGGAAAGCGCACGGAGCAGTTAGGCAGAAGCTGAAACTGGCTAGGGCGCTAGAGCACAGGAGACCTGCAACTCCACAAAACTGACTGACAGCCGGAGCGCTCCGGAGCAGGAGACTGCAAGGAAGCCTAGCGGGCAAGAGAGATTTTCTCAGCTCCCTAAAGACACCTGAGCTCCGGCCATGAAGCTCTTGACAGGATTACTGCTCCTGCTGCTCCTCGTGCTGTGCTGCGTCGGGGTGGAGGGTAAGTCCTGCAAGTGAGCTTCAAGACCCCTAGTTTGGGTCACACACACACGTCCTGGCGTCCTGGCTGACCTCTGAGCTTGAGAGTGAGAATTTGGAAGAAACTGGGTTTGagccgggggaggggggagagggcgGTGGAGGGGGAGGGATATTCAGTGTGCCCTGATGGACTACTCCACACATACTTCCCTGAAATGAGTATGCGAATTTCAGGTTATTTAAATGTTGGCTTCTGAAGAGTGATTTTGGCCAGATAACTTCTCACGAGCTCCAGAGGTAGCTTTGGACTGTGATtctagggaagaaaggaaagaaaaagggggtCGTGGAGAGAGGTGGCTAATCTATGTTCATCCTTTTCCTTGGAAACTAATAAAAGCCTTTAAATAAGGAACTTCACATTTATCAGGCAATTTCTTGCAGGGTCAAAATGCAAATGTTCAAGGAAAGGACCAAAGATAAGATACAGTGATGTCAAGAAGCTGGAAATGAAACCAAAGTACCCGCATTGTGAAGAGAAAATGGTTATGTGAGTCTCACCTTTGCAACTTTATCTTGTCCTCATTTCTGTCTAACCCGGTGTCCAAGCTCTATGTGTGAATGGAATCGCTGTAAGAGCGTGTTTCATGCCTTTTCATTCTTGTCCAAGCACAAACTGTAGGCAAGTGTGTTAAGCACCTGCATTACAAACGAGCTACGACACCAGACTAAAAGAAACTGCATTTTGCAAGGGACCCACAATAATGGCAACATTTCTGGAGATAGGATGGAACattgaaagataaaaagattaaaaagttggTCCCTAGGTGGAGAATCTCACACACAAGTTCCCAACAAAAAGTTTAACAAGTTTATCTTTTTTGAAGCCAGAAGCAGGTTCTATGTTGGCACCTATTGGAAtgaaaatttgtgtgtgtgtgacaattCATACTTAGACTCTCATTTACTCtatgcattatttttttaaaaattaatattcttgTCTTTATATCACCTTCATCACCAAACACATCATTCTGTTGCCTCTCCCCGTGGCatcatttcttttaacaaaaagtgagagagggagagaaaaagggaaggagacagacagaaagacaaagaaaaacagacagacagacagtcagccagagacagaaagttagagagagagagagagagagagagagagagagagagagagagagagagaagaaaggagggaagaaaggagaaagagcaagCAATTTAGCAAAACTATCCAATTTATCAGTGGAATCTGACAATTTACTCAGTGTGGCACAGTTTTAGTCAGGCCCCCAAGTCTCTTCTTTGAGACAGAgcttgatttttagaatttcacgGCATTTAA
The DNA window shown above is from Sminthopsis crassicaudata isolate SCR6 chromosome 2, ASM4859323v1, whole genome shotgun sequence and carries:
- the CXCL14 gene encoding C-X-C motif chemokine 14, with translation MKLLTGLLLLLLLVLCCVGVEGSKCKCSRKGPKIRYSDVKKLEMKPKYPHCEEKMVIITTKSMSRYRGQEHCLHPKLQSTKRFIKWYNAWNEKRRVYEE